A single region of the Plantactinospora soyae genome encodes:
- a CDS encoding arabinofuranosyltransferase — MTTAPEIAQVEPTREAPPRVGFAARARAAMPTGASLWATLTWAVGFPLAVLLVKLLDGNPLTGRGSVGPVAIGIIGGVVLLVLVVRRYSDAILGLAAGGYAAWCGLTLVASYHGTPFGDSGLRGDSARLATMATRFSTTWQPVDGIVPSVPAEYPPLFPWLLGRLSTIIDRPAWSLIGYGEAALISAAVLFAFLLWRGIVPTPVALALAVLPPWVFAQPRKSYEIITIAVFVPWVLRTFTNRSRSEGGLHWLSAGIIGGLLVQTYQGYLLFGVLGILAIMAFTWHGAADRMAYLRHVIGAGLTAFVVASWYLVPYLYGTLVLGGSRVNDYFISPAIVEDPLGVWFLTGPFVNPLYMIELVGLLGLVWYWKTRWWARPMLLLVAGVYVYRWALVLIFVSNGHTLYLHYTTRLIGLVFASAGILTVIAAVPALARRVTTRSLRGVGVLSTAALLVVAAMAGLGTWMPWPRGINDVSRPVDSYSPNLATYTHAEPLPNGKRAKYAPKGVTVAWFPAEPIREVVEGTLGEGARPSTLAYDERMFAYYPWKGYVAVERLASNTFSHWDERHAELVRIAGIKDPAEFARASADTEYGGIDVFVLRRRGAGWMWGDVVFDAAQFSPTYWRVADDLPSNTAVAVRLPG, encoded by the coding sequence GTGACGACTGCGCCGGAGATTGCCCAGGTCGAACCAACCCGGGAGGCGCCACCACGGGTCGGCTTCGCCGCCCGGGCCCGAGCGGCGATGCCGACCGGGGCATCGCTGTGGGCGACGCTGACCTGGGCGGTGGGCTTCCCACTGGCCGTGCTCCTGGTAAAGCTGCTGGACGGCAATCCTCTCACCGGGCGAGGGTCGGTGGGACCGGTCGCCATCGGCATCATCGGCGGGGTCGTCCTGCTCGTGCTGGTGGTACGCAGGTACTCCGACGCCATCCTCGGCCTGGCGGCCGGGGGATACGCCGCCTGGTGCGGCCTGACCCTGGTCGCCTCCTACCACGGGACACCGTTCGGCGACTCCGGCCTGCGCGGCGACTCCGCCCGACTGGCCACAATGGCCACCCGGTTCAGCACCACCTGGCAGCCGGTGGACGGGATCGTGCCGTCGGTGCCGGCCGAGTACCCACCGCTCTTCCCGTGGTTGCTCGGGCGGCTCTCGACGATCATCGACCGCCCGGCGTGGTCCCTGATCGGGTACGGCGAGGCCGCCCTGATCTCGGCGGCGGTACTGTTCGCCTTCCTGCTCTGGCGGGGCATCGTTCCGACCCCGGTCGCCCTGGCGCTGGCGGTACTGCCGCCCTGGGTGTTCGCCCAGCCCCGGAAGTCGTACGAGATCATCACCATCGCCGTCTTCGTGCCCTGGGTACTCCGGACCTTCACCAACCGGTCCCGCTCCGAGGGCGGGCTGCACTGGCTCAGCGCCGGAATCATCGGCGGACTGCTGGTCCAGACGTACCAGGGATATCTGCTCTTCGGCGTGCTCGGCATCCTGGCCATCATGGCCTTCACCTGGCACGGCGCTGCCGACCGGATGGCGTACCTGCGGCACGTGATCGGTGCCGGGCTGACCGCGTTCGTCGTGGCGTCCTGGTACCTGGTGCCGTATCTCTACGGCACCCTCGTCCTCGGTGGTAGCCGGGTCAACGACTACTTCATCTCGCCGGCCATCGTCGAGGATCCACTCGGCGTCTGGTTCCTGACCGGGCCCTTCGTCAACCCGCTCTACATGATCGAGCTCGTCGGCCTGCTCGGACTGGTCTGGTACTGGAAGACCCGGTGGTGGGCCCGCCCGATGCTGCTGCTGGTGGCGGGTGTCTACGTGTACCGGTGGGCGCTCGTGCTGATCTTCGTCAGCAACGGGCACACCCTCTACCTGCACTACACCACCCGGCTGATCGGCCTGGTGTTCGCCTCGGCAGGCATCCTGACCGTCATCGCGGCGGTGCCGGCGCTGGCCCGCCGGGTGACCACCCGATCCCTGCGCGGTGTCGGGGTGCTCAGCACGGCGGCGCTGCTGGTGGTCGCCGCGATGGCCGGGCTGGGCACCTGGATGCCCTGGCCCCGGGGGATCAACGACGTCAGCCGGCCGGTCGACAGCTACTCGCCGAACCTGGCCACGTACACCCACGCGGAGCCGCTGCCGAACGGGAAGCGGGCCAAGTACGCGCCGAAGGGTGTCACCGTCGCCTGGTTCCCGGCCGAGCCGATCCGCGAGGTCGTCGAGGGGACGCTCGGCGAAGGGGCCCGGCCCTCCACGCTCGCGTACGACGAGCGGATGTTCGCCTACTACCCGTGGAAGGGCTACGTCGCCGTGGAGCGGCTGGCCTCCAACACCTTCTCGCACTGGGACGAGCGGCACGCCGAACTCGTCCGGATCGCGGGAATCAAGGACCCGGCCGAGTTCGCCCGCGCCTCGGCGGACACCGAGTACGGCGGCATCGACGTCTTCGTCCTGCGCCGCCGTGGAGCGGGTTGGATGTGGGGCGACGTGGTTTTCGACGCCGCGCAGTTCAGCCCGACCTACTGGCGGGTGGCCGACGACCTGCCCAGCAACACCGCGGTGGCGGTACGCCTGCCCGGCTGA
- a CDS encoding class I SAM-dependent methyltransferase, whose protein sequence is MATLWQLMAEQIPDDHSRQVHSQYYLEEELTGPDSPPLVVDLGCGDGSSALLARKWRSDVRWVGVDILQSGYAKGIVGEQVLFYDGVNLPFADNSIPLIYSNQVFEHVRHPEPLLREIARVLQPGGLFIGSTSQLEPYHAWSLWNYTIYGFKVLVSDAGMTLTEVRPGIDGIALVHRQWFGRRPEHSSWFKRSPLNTEIDEWGVTTRRRAALVNLRKLQFCGQFSFRVQKPGGPPRVRTPRKDLATPIPAATAPAAGKRPALRRWARQQFGQLLPAPRKRD, encoded by the coding sequence GTGGCAACGCTGTGGCAATTGATGGCCGAGCAAATTCCCGATGACCATTCCCGCCAGGTGCACTCGCAGTACTACCTGGAAGAGGAGCTGACCGGGCCGGACTCGCCGCCGCTCGTCGTCGACCTCGGGTGTGGCGACGGCTCGTCCGCGCTGTTGGCCCGCAAGTGGCGATCCGATGTCCGGTGGGTCGGGGTCGACATCCTGCAGTCCGGATACGCCAAGGGCATCGTGGGCGAGCAGGTGCTCTTCTACGACGGCGTGAACCTGCCGTTCGCCGACAACTCGATACCGCTGATCTATTCGAACCAGGTGTTCGAGCACGTACGCCATCCGGAGCCGTTGCTGCGCGAGATAGCCCGGGTGCTCCAGCCCGGCGGGTTGTTCATCGGCAGCACCTCCCAGCTCGAGCCGTACCACGCCTGGAGCCTGTGGAACTACACGATCTACGGCTTCAAGGTGCTCGTCTCCGACGCCGGCATGACGCTCACCGAGGTGCGGCCCGGTATCGACGGGATCGCGCTGGTGCATCGCCAGTGGTTCGGCCGGCGGCCCGAACACAGCAGCTGGTTCAAGCGCTCACCGCTGAACACGGAGATCGACGAGTGGGGCGTCACGACCCGCCGCCGGGCCGCCCTGGTCAACCTGCGCAAGTTGCAGTTCTGCGGACAGTTCTCGTTCCGGGTGCAGAAGCCGGGCGGCCCGCCCCGGGTCCGGACGCCCCGGAAGGATCTCGCCACACCGATCCCCGCGGCGACCGCGCCGGCCGCCGGCAAGCGGCCCGCGCTGCGCCGCTGGGCCCGGCAGCAGTTCGGCCAACTTCTGCCGGCCCCCCGCAAGCGGGACTGA